In Oncorhynchus gorbuscha isolate QuinsamMale2020 ecotype Even-year linkage group LG02, OgorEven_v1.0, whole genome shotgun sequence, a single genomic region encodes these proteins:
- the im:7152348 gene encoding E3 ubiquitin-protein ligase RNF169, giving the protein MVLCEDRECGVCYQPYSRQDRIPRVLHCRHTFCATCLETMSQPKSDMVTVCCPLCRQTTCVGRGLSLQEALWVNSRLWEYIPESKEEEEEVKEEEEEEGKEEEEEERVEADRQTQASSQAECPTSKRSRKMLKFPAFFRKFSLTKPQHQESLVPGCGNVEMKSWRRLPTADTF; this is encoded by the exons ATGGTTCTGTGTGAGGACAGGGAGTGTGGGGTGTGTTATCAGCCCTACTCTCGTCAGGATCGGATCCCCCGGGTGCTCCACTGTAGACACACCTTCTGTGCCACCTGCTTAGAGACCATGTCCCAGCCCAAGAGTGACATGGTCACCGTGTGCTGCCCGCTGTGCCGCCAGACCACCTGTGTAGGGCGCGGCCTCAGCCTTCAGGAGGCGCTGTGGGTCAACTCACGCCTCTGGGAATACATACCTGAGAgcaaagaagaggaggaggaggtgaaggaagaagaggaggaggaggggaaggaagaagaggaggaggagagagtggaggctgacagacagacacaggcctcCTCACAGGCAGAATG ccctacATCGAAGCGCTCTAGAAAAATGCTGAAATTTCCGGCCTTCTTCAGGAAATTCAGTCTGACAAAACCACAGCATCAAGAGAGTCTTGTGCCAGGTTGTGGCAATGT GGAGATGAAATCCTGGCGCAGGCTTCCAACTGCTGACACTTTTTAG